Proteins encoded in a region of the Mucilaginibacter sabulilitoris genome:
- a CDS encoding glutamine--tRNA ligase/YqeY domain fusion protein, whose protein sequence is MSEERSLNFLEEIVEEDIAAGKNSGRILTRFPPEPNGYLHIGHSKSICLNFGLAKKYNGKTNLRFDDTNPTKEETEYVDSIKEDIKWLGFEWAEELYASDYFDKLYEFAVTLIKHGLAYVDDSSAEEIAAQKGTPTEPGTPNQYRSRSVEENLQLFADMKAGKYPDGAKVLRAKLDLASPNMHLRDPLMYRIKHAHHHRTGDTWCIYPMYDFAHGQSDAIEQITHSVCTLEFVPHRPLYDWFIEQLNVFPSKQYEFARLNLNYTVMSKRKLLQLVEEKHVEGWDDPRMPTISGLRRRGYTPASIREFCDRIGVAKRENMIDVGLLEFCIREDLNKTAWRRMAVLDPIKCILTNYPEGETEIMHGENNPEVEGGDGSREFPFSRELWIEREDFMEVPPKKFFRLGVGLMVRLKNAYIIRCDDFVKDADGNVTEIHCTYLPESKSGNDTSGINVKGTIHWVSVPHAKTAEVRLYDRLFQVEDPSNEDGDFKDYLNPNSLHILPTAYIEPDLANATPGKAVQFMRKGYFTLDKYSTPDHLVFNRTVTLKDGWKSPPAP, encoded by the coding sequence ATGAGCGAAGAAAGATCACTGAATTTTTTAGAGGAAATTGTTGAAGAAGATATAGCTGCCGGTAAAAACAGCGGCAGGATATTAACCCGTTTCCCGCCCGAGCCAAATGGCTACCTGCACATAGGGCACTCCAAATCTATTTGTTTAAATTTTGGACTGGCGAAAAAATATAATGGCAAAACCAACCTTCGTTTTGATGATACCAACCCTACTAAGGAGGAAACCGAATATGTAGATAGCATTAAGGAAGACATCAAATGGCTTGGTTTTGAATGGGCCGAAGAGTTATACGCTTCAGACTATTTTGATAAATTATACGAGTTTGCCGTAACCCTTATTAAACACGGGCTGGCTTATGTTGATGACAGCAGCGCCGAAGAGATAGCAGCGCAAAAAGGTACGCCTACAGAGCCCGGCACACCAAACCAGTACCGCAGCCGTTCTGTAGAAGAAAATCTGCAGCTGTTTGCCGATATGAAAGCCGGCAAATACCCCGACGGCGCCAAAGTATTGCGGGCCAAGCTTGATCTGGCATCGCCAAACATGCACCTGCGCGACCCATTGATGTACCGCATCAAACACGCGCACCATCACCGTACCGGCGATACCTGGTGTATTTACCCGATGTATGATTTTGCCCATGGGCAGTCTGACGCTATTGAGCAAATTACCCATTCTGTTTGTACACTGGAATTTGTACCGCACCGTCCGCTGTATGATTGGTTTATTGAACAACTGAACGTCTTTCCGTCAAAACAATACGAGTTTGCTCGTTTAAACCTTAACTACACCGTAATGAGCAAGCGCAAGCTACTGCAATTGGTAGAGGAAAAACATGTAGAAGGCTGGGACGATCCGCGGATGCCAACCATTAGCGGTTTGCGCCGCCGTGGTTATACCCCTGCCAGTATCCGTGAGTTTTGCGACCGCATTGGCGTAGCCAAACGCGAAAACATGATAGATGTAGGTTTGCTGGAATTTTGTATCCGTGAGGACCTGAACAAGACCGCGTGGCGCCGCATGGCTGTACTCGACCCTATTAAATGTATCCTGACCAACTACCCTGAGGGCGAAACCGAAATTATGCACGGCGAAAACAACCCCGAGGTTGAAGGTGGTGATGGCAGTCGTGAGTTTCCGTTTAGCCGCGAGCTGTGGATAGAACGCGAGGACTTTATGGAAGTTCCACCCAAGAAATTCTTCCGTTTGGGTGTTGGCCTGATGGTGCGTTTAAAAAATGCTTATATCATCCGCTGTGATGATTTTGTAAAGGATGCAGATGGCAACGTAACCGAGATCCACTGTACCTACTTGCCCGAATCAAAATCAGGCAACGACACCAGCGGCATCAACGTTAAGGGAACCATTCACTGGGTAAGCGTACCCCACGCCAAAACTGCCGAGGTTAGGTTATACGACCGCCTGTTCCAGGTAGAAGATCCATCAAATGAAGATGGTGACTTTAAAGACTACCTGAACCCAAACAGCTTACATATACTGCCAACCGCCTACATTGAACCCGACCTGGCCAATGCCACACCCGGCAAAGCCGTTCAGTTTATGCGTAAAGGCTATTTTACTTTAGATAAATACTCTACCCCAGATCACCTCGTGTTTAACCGCACCGTGACCTTGAAGGATGGATGGAAGAGTCCCCCAGCCCCCTGA
- a CDS encoding SDR family NAD(P)-dependent oxidoreductase, producing the protein MQQLTAIVTGASEGLGKSFAIELAGRNINLVLVALPGSGLSELASFIRKNFSVKVSHIETDLTRTESYPEIFNYLQEQNIKAHLLINNAGLGNWSWFEDKNIAFYKMQIELNVITPVLLTRLFLAQADATVTSYILNVGSLGGLFVVPKKQVYGATKSFIRYFTKCLQLELHTSNVKISLLSPGGINTKPELLVMNNSLKGISKATILEPDQVARIAIDGLLKGKKEIIPGMVNRMLVLLNSLLPAYVKEGIIKRRLNAILES; encoded by the coding sequence ATGCAACAATTGACCGCTATAGTAACCGGCGCCAGCGAGGGCCTGGGAAAATCATTCGCCATTGAACTGGCCGGCCGTAACATTAACCTGGTATTGGTGGCCTTGCCGGGATCAGGTTTATCCGAACTCGCATCCTTTATCCGCAAAAACTTTTCGGTGAAAGTATCTCACATAGAAACAGACCTTACCCGAACAGAAAGCTACCCGGAGATATTTAATTATTTACAGGAGCAAAACATCAAGGCGCATTTACTTATCAACAATGCAGGGTTAGGTAATTGGTCGTGGTTTGAGGATAAGAACATTGCTTTCTATAAAATGCAGATAGAACTTAATGTTATTACTCCCGTGTTGCTCACCCGCCTGTTCCTGGCCCAAGCAGACGCCACCGTTACATCGTACATTTTAAATGTGGGTAGCTTGGGCGGACTGTTTGTTGTGCCCAAAAAACAGGTTTATGGCGCTACCAAATCATTCATACGCTATTTTACCAAATGTCTGCAACTGGAACTGCATACATCAAACGTGAAGATCAGTTTGCTTAGCCCAGGTGGCATCAACACCAAACCCGAATTACTGGTAATGAATAACAGCCTCAAAGGCATATCAAAAGCCACTATTTTGGAGCCCGACCAGGTAGCCCGGATTGCTATTGACGGACTGCTGAAAGGTAAAAAAGAGATCATCCCCGGTATGGTTAACCGTATGCTGGTTTTACTTAACAGTTTACTGCCTGCTTATGTTAAAGAAGGTATTATTAAACGAAGATTAAACGCTATTTTAGAGTCGTGA
- a CDS encoding NAD-dependent epimerase/dehydratase family protein, with protein sequence MKVLVTGATGFIGRQLTLALATAGHEVKALCRNIDHPYLIKHKNIEPVLGNILHPQILKKAMQGCNQVYHTAAMAKMWCRNPDAYHETNVNGTRNVLQTAGNTGVQKIVYTSTCGVWGPTIKHPMTETDPRVTGFPIAYERTKYLAELEVQSFVKQGMQVVTVNPSRVYGEGPITDSNTVGKMVSGYLKGTWRFIPGSGEQVANYAFLDDVVAGHIAAMNKGVSGERYILGGHDISFNEFFRTLQQLSGKQLGMIRIPLKAIALYSRLEWLKTWLTGLPPLFLPEFADRLKYDQKYCSNKAVNDLSYRITPFSEGMLKTVNYMRGSNNKDVEVIDKKSAESCNPVNHGSEINQVNLCNN encoded by the coding sequence ATGAAAGTATTAGTAACAGGAGCAACCGGATTTATTGGCAGGCAGCTTACCCTGGCGCTGGCCACAGCCGGCCATGAGGTAAAAGCCTTATGCCGCAATATCGATCACCCCTACCTGATAAAACATAAAAACATTGAGCCGGTATTAGGCAACATATTGCACCCGCAAATCCTGAAAAAAGCAATGCAGGGCTGCAACCAGGTTTATCACACGGCGGCCATGGCAAAAATGTGGTGCCGCAATCCTGATGCTTATCATGAAACCAATGTTAACGGCACGCGCAACGTGTTACAAACGGCGGGCAATACCGGTGTACAAAAAATAGTATATACATCAACTTGCGGGGTATGGGGACCAACCATAAAACACCCCATGACCGAAACCGACCCGCGCGTAACCGGCTTCCCGATTGCATACGAGCGCACCAAATACCTCGCCGAGCTGGAAGTGCAAAGCTTTGTAAAACAGGGCATGCAGGTGGTAACCGTAAACCCATCGCGGGTATATGGCGAAGGCCCCATTACCGACAGCAATACTGTGGGTAAAATGGTTTCGGGATATTTAAAGGGCACATGGCGCTTTATACCCGGCAGCGGCGAGCAGGTAGCTAATTATGCTTTTTTAGATGACGTTGTAGCCGGGCACATCGCGGCTATGAACAAAGGCGTTAGCGGCGAACGCTACATTTTAGGCGGACATGACATCAGCTTTAATGAATTTTTCAGAACCCTGCAGCAGTTATCGGGCAAACAACTCGGCATGATCAGGATACCGCTAAAGGCTATTGCCTTATATAGTCGATTGGAATGGCTCAAAACCTGGCTCACAGGTCTACCTCCTTTATTTTTACCCGAATTTGCCGACCGCCTTAAATACGATCAAAAATATTGCAGCAATAAAGCCGTAAATGACCTGAGCTACCGTATAACCCCCTTCTCCGAAGGCATGCTCAAAACCGTTAATTATATGAGAGGATCAAACAATAAAGACGTTGAGGTTATAGATAAAAAATCAGCAGAATCTTGTAATCCAGTGAATCATGGTTCAGAAATCAATCAAGTAAACTTATGCAACAATTGA
- a CDS encoding TM2 domain-containing protein: MNTYPDPYMGFSDMTAEEMGFLQQATAELSESQKKYFYTVYGSKRKNSQEIMIFTLLGFGGLAGIHRFVLGQIGMGILYFFTGGLCLVGTIVDLVKYKALTLEYNKNMAYESHRMAVMSN, encoded by the coding sequence ATGAACACCTACCCGGATCCTTATATGGGATTTTCAGATATGACCGCCGAAGAAATGGGCTTCTTGCAGCAGGCCACTGCCGAACTTAGCGAGAGCCAGAAAAAATACTTTTATACCGTTTACGGCAGCAAGCGGAAAAACTCACAGGAAATAATGATTTTTACTTTGCTGGGTTTTGGCGGCCTCGCCGGCATCCATCGTTTTGTTTTGGGGCAGATAGGGATGGGTATTCTTTATTTTTTTACCGGAGGCCTTTGCCTTGTCGGAACTATTGTTGATCTGGTTAAATATAAAGCGCTTACGCTGGAGTATAATAAAAATATGGCCTATGAAAGCCACCGTATGGCTGTAATGAGCAATTAA
- a CDS encoding Nif3-like dinuclear metal center hexameric protein, with the protein MKLAVLTAYLESLAPLVYQEDYDNAGLIVGNPEQEVSQALLSLDCTEAVVDEAIATGCQVIISHHPIVFRGLKKFNGKTYVERVVEKAIRNRIAIYATHTNLDNIMGGVNQRICDTLGLKNCRILVPKHNLLKKLVTFVPQSHADEVRNALFAAGAGNIGNYSETSFNVEGAGTFKGNDSTNPYVGEPGKRHLENEVRIETVYPANLESKILMALVLAHPYEEVAYDLFNLTNQHQQVGSGMIGELEIPQNEESFLFHVKDKMRTHVIRHTKLTGKHVKKVAVCGGAGGFLLKHAISAGADVFVTADYKYHEFFDAEGKIVIADIGHFESEQFTAQLLYEIIRKKFPIFAVRLTEVNTNPVKYFI; encoded by the coding sequence ATGAAATTAGCCGTACTTACTGCCTATCTTGAAAGCCTGGCTCCGTTGGTGTACCAGGAAGACTATGATAATGCGGGCCTTATTGTAGGCAACCCGGAACAGGAGGTATCACAGGCGCTGTTATCGCTTGATTGTACCGAAGCGGTGGTTGACGAAGCCATTGCCACTGGCTGCCAGGTTATCATATCGCATCACCCTATAGTTTTCAGAGGCCTAAAAAAATTTAATGGCAAAACCTATGTGGAAAGGGTGGTGGAGAAAGCTATCCGCAACCGTATAGCCATTTATGCCACACATACCAATCTGGATAATATTATGGGTGGCGTAAACCAGCGTATTTGCGATACGCTGGGCCTAAAAAACTGCCGCATACTGGTGCCCAAACATAACCTGTTAAAAAAACTGGTAACCTTTGTGCCCCAAAGCCATGCCGATGAGGTGCGCAATGCTTTATTTGCAGCGGGTGCCGGTAACATTGGTAACTACAGCGAAACAAGTTTTAATGTCGAAGGCGCCGGCACTTTTAAAGGAAACGACTCGACCAACCCTTATGTAGGCGAACCCGGCAAACGCCACCTGGAGAACGAGGTGCGCATAGAAACCGTTTACCCGGCCAACCTGGAGAGCAAAATATTAATGGCGCTGGTACTGGCGCATCCGTATGAGGAGGTGGCTTATGACCTTTTTAACTTAACCAATCAGCACCAGCAGGTAGGCTCAGGTATGATAGGCGAATTGGAAATTCCGCAGAACGAGGAGTCATTCCTGTTTCATGTGAAAGATAAAATGCGCACTCATGTAATAAGGCATACCAAATTAACTGGTAAACACGTTAAAAAAGTAGCAGTATGCGGTGGCGCCGGAGGCTTCTTGTTAAAACATGCCATATCGGCAGGAGCCGACGTTTTTGTCACCGCAGATTACAAGTATCATGAGTTTTTTGATGCCGAAGGAAAGATAGTGATTGCAGATATCGGACACTTTGAGAGTGAACAATTTACGGCGCAATTATTGTATGAAATAATAAGGAAAAAATTTCCTATCTTTGCCGTCCGTTTAACAGAAGTAAATACAAACCCCGTCAAATATTTTATTTAA
- a CDS encoding zinc ribbon domain-containing protein, which translates to MEQTVEQKLKALYELQTIHTKIDRIRQVRGELPMEVADLEDDVAGLETRIQKIKAELDDVEDEIVTRKNLIKEAQANIKKYEAQLNEVKNNREYDAISKEIEIQGLDIQVSEKKIREHGFEITSKTQVYEKALADLEARRSDLDAKKDELGTITAETEKEETELTSQAEKATGNIEERLLTAYNRLRQNAKNGLAVVTIQRDSCSGCFNQIPPQRQSDIRQRKKIIVCEHCGRILVDEQMALEAEEA; encoded by the coding sequence ATGGAACAAACCGTAGAACAAAAGCTTAAAGCTTTATACGAACTACAAACCATCCACACCAAAATTGACCGGATTCGCCAGGTAAGAGGCGAACTGCCAATGGAAGTTGCCGATCTGGAAGATGATGTTGCTGGTCTTGAAACCCGCATTCAGAAGATCAAAGCCGAGCTGGATGATGTAGAGGATGAAATAGTAACTCGCAAAAACCTGATCAAAGAAGCCCAGGCCAATATTAAAAAATACGAAGCGCAACTTAACGAAGTTAAGAACAACCGTGAGTATGATGCCATATCAAAAGAAATTGAGATACAGGGTCTTGATATACAGGTAAGCGAGAAAAAAATACGTGAGCATGGTTTTGAGATCACTTCAAAAACCCAGGTTTACGAAAAAGCCCTTGCCGATCTGGAGGCACGCAGGAGCGACCTTGATGCCAAAAAAGATGAGTTAGGCACCATTACCGCCGAAACTGAAAAGGAAGAAACCGAACTTACCTCACAGGCAGAAAAAGCGACCGGAAACATTGAAGAGCGTTTATTAACCGCTTACAACCGTTTGCGCCAGAATGCTAAGAATGGCTTAGCGGTGGTGACCATTCAGCGTGATTCATGCTCAGGATGTTTTAACCAGATTCCGCCTCAGCGCCAGTCTGATATCCGTCAGCGTAAAAAAATCATCGTTTGCGAGCATTGCGGCCGTATTTTGGTTGACGAGCAAATGGCTCTTGAAGCTGAAGAAGCATAA